TGGGGCACAAGTGCAGCCCTCTTCGACTCTTCAAGATCATGCAGAAACAAGTCAGCCTGAGGAACGCACACACCCTGAAGAGCAGATTCCAGCAACGCCTGTTCACATGCCTCGTCTTGTGCAGATGGCCTCCTCTCAGTCTGCTGCTGATCTGAGAGGAGGGGCTACTGACGAGCCACCCTTGTGCTCCCCTGGCACGCCTCTGTTTGTGCCGGTGCAGCCGGCTATCCTGCCTGATCCGGGCTCTCCACCACCCAGACCGCCAAGCAGGAGGAGGAAGACCTTGGCTGGGGTCATTGGTTTTGACCTGAGCCGACGGAGCCCACGCATCCGGGACAAGAACAGGGCAATGCCTATTGCCCAGTTGGCGGAAAAGCTCCTCTGTCAGAGGATGGGCATAGTTGGCGAAGGGGAGGCGATCACAGAGGAGGCTATTGGTCGTTTTGTGGCAATGTTCAAGGGTCAGCTGCCTGACTTGGCTGTTGCAGGGCTTCGAGCTTTGTTCAAGATGGACTGTGACCTTGCAACGGCGGTGGAAGATGCTCTGTTGCTGCATGGAGGCGAGGGCGCGGTGGAGATGACACCTGCGGCTGCCGAGTCTGGGCTGGAGTAGACTGGAGCTCCACGTTATGATTAGTTGATGTAGCTAGTTTCCTATGTTAGTGAAAATCATCTATGTCCTAGGCCTGTTTGTAGCTGCTGTTGCTGGCTACCACCCCAATGTGCCCTGGCAAGGCTGTTTATGTAATGTGCTGAATGATGCTATGCACCTCCTGATGTTATCTAGTTTGCTCAATGACTAGTCTAAATTTAAGTGTGCTTAATTGGAATGTACGTGGCCTGAACTGCCCCAATAGAAGAACCACTGTGAATGCCACCATGCAGCTTCAACATGTCACTTGGCTTGCCTCCAGGAATCAAAGCTTGAAGATGTGGATGCCTACACTGCTGCTTTTCTTGGCGGATATAGACTGAAAGGTTTTGCTCAGCGCCCTGCTGTTAACGCGGGGTGGAATCCTACTTCTCTGGAATGAAGACCATGTCCGCGTTGAAAGTGTCCAGTATGGCGACTACACCCTCTCGGCCACTGTCACTATCAtcatctccaatatttctttcaAGCTAACCTCCATCTACGGCCCAACTAGAAACAACCTAAAAGAGGCATTCTTCCAGGAAATGAAGGACCAAAAGCCAGCAAATAATGTGAGGTGGCTCGTCACCGGCGATTTTAACCAAATCTACAGGGCTAGAGATAAGAATCGTCCAAATGCTAACCGTGGCCGAATTGTACGATTCCGCAACACCCTCAACTTCTACGAGCTCAAGGAAATCCACATCCAGAATAGAAAATACACCTGGAGTAATGAGCAAAGCAACCCGACAATGTCCAAACTAGATGGGTTCTTCTGTAATGAGGAATGGGATATCACTTTCGATAAACACATCCTTCACGCCCTGTCATCCTCACTTTCGGATCACTGCCCTCTACTCCTCGCCAATGAAGATGGGCTTCGGCGGCCGCGGACTTTCAGATTTGAAAATTTTTGGACCAACATGCCAGGCTTTCAGCAGGTCGTCCAGGAGGCGTGGAATGAGACGTCCGCACACAATGAGCCATACCAAAGACTGTTCCACAAGCTAAAGAAGACAAGTCAGAAGCTTCGCTCCTGGAGCAAAAGCCTTTTCTCTAATGCCAAAGTCCAGCTACATATGGCTCTGGAGGTCATCCTAAGACTTGATGAGGCCCAGGACCTTCGAGCTCTTAGTCCAGCGGAGTTGGATCTTCGGAAGCGACTCAAGAAAAAAGTAGTGGGCCTTGCGGTGATGGAACGTGCGCGGAAAAGGCAGACCTCGAGGATCACCAACATAAAAGAGGGAGACGCGAATACCCGCTATTTTCACCTTAGAGTCAATGGCCGGAGGAGGAAAAACCTTATTCACCGCCTAAAGCATGGCCAAGGTTGGGTGACAGATCATGATCACAAGAAATCTATCGTTCACTCCCACTTCAATGCGATTTTGAAAAAGGGCGTTCCACGCTCCAAGACCATTAACTGGGCACCCATCCCACCCACTGGCATTGACCTTACCGCGCTTGGTGATCCCATTTCGGAAGAGGAAGTCAGAGCTGCTGTCTTTTCTCTTCCTCCTGACAAAGCGCCAGGCCCGGACGGATTCACCGGAAAATTCTTCAAGAGTTGCTGGAATATTATTAAGGATGATATCATGCTAGTGATCAGCAGCTTCTCCAACCTAAATGCCGGAAATCTGCACTGGCTCAATTCGGCGAATATCGCCCTCATTCCCAAGAAGGATGGTGCCGAGGACATCTCTGACTTCAGACCAATTAGCCTGATTCACGTCGTGGCCAAGCTCATTGCCAAAATTCTGGCCACTAGACTGGCCCCTCATATGAATGCCATTGTCTCCACTGCGCAAAGCGCCTTCATAAAAAAAAGAAGCATCCATGACAACTTTATGTATGTTCGGAATCTGTCCAGAAAATTTCACCGCTCAAAGAAACCTATGCTTCTATTCAAATTAGACATCAAGAAGGCTTTCGACTCGGTTAGATGGGACTACTTGCTGGAGGTGCTAAATCATCATGGCTTCCCTACCCGCTTTCGTGACTGGGTCTCGGCACTTCTTTCCTCCGCGTCCTCTAGAGTGTTGCTAAATGGTATTGCTGGTGACCCAATCAAGCACGGTCAGGGTCTCAGGCAGGGGGATCCGTTTTCACCGCTCCTCTTCGTGCTTGCCATAGACCCCCTACATCATATTCTCAGCAAAGCCACAACCCAAGGAAAGCTACATCCCTTGCCCGAGAG
This sequence is a window from Aegilops tauschii subsp. strangulata cultivar AL8/78 chromosome 7, Aet v6.0, whole genome shotgun sequence. Protein-coding genes within it:
- the LOC141027106 gene encoding uncharacterized protein; this translates as MKDQKPANNVRWLVTGDFNQIYRARDKNRPNANRGRIVRFRNTLNFYELKEIHIQNRKYTWSNEQSNPTMSKLDGFFCNEEWDITFDKHILHALSSSLSDHCPLLLANEDGLRRPRTFRFENFWTNMPGFQQVVQEAWNETSAHNEPYQRLFHKLKKTSQKLRSWSKSLFSNAKVQLHMALEVILRLDEAQDLRALSPAELDLRKRLKKKVVGLAVMERARKRQTSRITNIKEGDANTRYFHLRVNGRRRKNLIHRLKHGQGWVTDHDHKKSIVHSHFNAILKKGVPRSKTINWAPIPPTGIDLTALGDPISEEEVRAAVFSLPPDKAPGPDGFTGKFFKSCWNIIKDDIMLVISSFSNLNAGNLHWLNSANIALIPKKDGAEDISDFRPISLIHVVAKLIAKILATRLAPHMNAIVSTAQSAFIKKRSIHDNFMYVRNLSRKFHRSKKPMLLFKLDIKKAFDSVRWDYLLEVLNHHGFPTRFRDWVSALLSSASSRVLLNGIAGDPIKHGQGLRQGDPFSPLLFVLAIDPLHHILSKATTQGKLHPLPERQPGRIRASLYADDAAIFCAPIKEDVQYLTNILSSFGESTGLSTNCTKSSVVPIRCANVDLDDVLQSFPACRAAFPIRYLGLPLAVKRLKRVHLQPLEDKAAGKLAPWRGRHVAIAGRMTLVKAVLTAVAIYHITPLDIPVEVLKAIDKLRRAYLWAGSDTVSGGKCKINWEHVCKPKEYGGLGILHLRKFAAALRLRWLWLEWNDPPRAWCGLGTPCTTSDRDLFAVLTEVRIGDGQKASFWESSWLQGVRPKDIAPKIFDISRKKGVTVATVLRDGHWIAQINIDAGLTLEHLQQFLALWEKLATVAIQPGVQDSILWKSTNDGQYSAKSAYLAQFHDLPLSSSATAVWKAWAPPKCKFFAWLIIHNRVWTADRLQRRGWPNCDKCPLCSQVQESAAHLIFKCRFSVRIWNTVFSWLGLAIPTAPWLLFDSVKSWWDAVLSDNTLPTKALSSLLLLVGWQIWNERNARVFRSKAAPVAIVMQGIKEEVSIWANAGAKHLRNVMPRE